TGGTGCTACTACAGACCGGACTGCGCTAGATACGTTACTCGCCCAACCCTTCCGCGGCGCATCGGAACAGGGCCGGACTGAAACCGACCAGCTGATGAACCAAACCTTTTATCTGCTGCCCTCCGAATCGCAACGGCCGCGTTTGGTGAGCCAGACTCTGATCCAAGATGTGGTGGTGCTTCAGATGGGCAACTTCCTGACCCCGGCGGAGAAAAACGCCTTGGAAGCCACCCAACCAGCGCCCACGGCCACACCAGAACCAGGGGCTGAACAGCCTGAACAGGTCGCTCCTACCCCCACACCTATCCCTGCGCCTCCCGATGTGATCACCTTGATCGTCTCCCCACAGGATGCAGTGACTTTAAATTACCTGATCTACAGTGGCGCAGAGCTTACCCTTGTGCTGCGTAATCCGAAGGATACAGAAACCAACGGAACCGAGGCTGTAACCTTGACCTACCTGCTGGATCAGTATAATATACCCATACCTGTGAAGTTGCCCTATGGATTTGAGCCTGCGGTGGAAGCACTGGTGCCACCGGTACTCCCGAATGACAGTACTCCAACCCCACAACCATAACTTACCTTCAGCGGAGATGTTCTGTGGTTGATACGGAAAAGATACGCGTCGTCATCGTTGATGATATCTCTGAGACCAGAGAAAATATAAGAAAATTACTGCAATTCGAGCCGGACGTCGAAGTTGTCGGTGTCGCACGGACCGGTCATGAGGCAATTGATATCTCGAAGGATGTGAAGCCAGATGTCATCCTGATGGATATCAATATGCCGGATATGGATGGCATCGCTGCCACCGAGATCATTCGAAAAAACGTACCTTTCACGCAGATCGTTATCCTGTCCATCCAGAACGATCCCAATTACATGCGGCGAGCCATGCTGGCGGGTGCCAGGGATTTTCTGACCAAGCCTCCTACCATCGATGAGCTCAACTCAGCTATCCGCCGGGCAGGTGCAAATGCGCACGAAGAACGCCTGAAGATCCCTCAGGGCGGCGGTACCCAGGTTGCCCGGGTTGGCGGGGTGAGCTCGGCCTTGCTAGGTGGGACAGGTGGCAAAGTGATCACCTTCTACAGCCCAAAAGGCGGCTCGGGGTGTACGACCCTGGCAACCAACCTGGCTGTATGCTTGAACAATGAAGACACCTCCGTGGTGATCGTCGACGCCAACCTGCAATTTGGAGATGTAGCGGTATTCTTGAATGAACAGGGGAAGTTCAGCATCCTTGACCTTGCCCCCCGGGCAGATGAGCTGGACCAGGAAATCGTCAACAGTGTCACGGTCCGCCATTCACAATCAGGGATCAAGATCCTCTCGGCCCCAATGAAGCCTGAGCAAAGTGATATGGTCACAGCTGACCAGTTTTCCAAGGTGATCCACTTCTTGCGCAGCATGTATTCGTACATCATCATCGATACAGCTTCCGCACTGCAGAACATCACTGCCAGTGCCATCAACAACAGCGACCTGCTGGTCCTTCTGACTACCCAGGATATCCCTTCCATCAAGAACTCCAGGCTCTTCCTGGATGAGATCGATGCCCTGGGTTTTGAACGCAGGCGGATCATCTTCGTGATGAACAAGTTCGATAAGCGCATCGGGATCACGCCTGAAAAAGTGAGTGAGAATTTGAAGCAGGAAATTGCTGCAGTCATCCCCTTTGAAGAGCGGGTGATTGTCTCGGTGAACCGGGGGATCCCGTTCCTGCTGGTGGATAAATCTCGCCCGTTATCGCGCTCCATCCTCTCTCTGGCTGAGGTGGTGAGGAAGCGCATCTCCGACCTTGAAACCCAGGCTGATGACGTCAGTTTGGGAAAAAATAACGGTAAAAAATAGACTTTAATTGGTGAAGCGGAGGAAGTGAAATGTCTCTCCTGAAGCGAATTGAGCAGGGAAAAACCGTCCAGGCACCTACAACTGGCCAACCGGCAGCTCCAGCGGCACAGCCAAGCCTGGTGACTTTACCACCTCGTCGGGTGGTCCCACCAGGGGTCGGTGCACAGAAAGACACCTACACTGACCTGAAAACCCGCGTTCAGAACCGCCTGCTTGCTGAAATCGATCCCTCCATGGATATCTCACACACATCCGAGGTACGCAGCACAATCCAGGACCTATTCGAGCAAGTGCTGGCTGAGGAGAACATCGTACTTTCACGACCTGAACGGCAACGGCTATTTGAGCAGATCAGCGCCGAGATCCTGGGGTATGGACCCATCCAGACCTTGTTGGAAGACGATACGATCACCGAAGTCATGGTCAATGGGGCCAAGAACATCTATATCGAGCGAGCTGGCAAGATCATCCGCGTCCCCGTGGCATTTGAGAGTGATGAACACGTTTTACGGATCATCGACCGCATCGTTGCTCCCTTGGGTCGAAGAATCGATGAATCCAGCCCCTACGTGGATGCCCGTTTACCGGATGGCTCACGTGTCAATGCTGTCATCCCACCAATCTCACTGGTCGGTCCGGTGCTAACCGTGCGTAAATTCGCCAAAAACCCGATCACCCTCGAACAGTTGATCGAATATGGCACGATTACCCCCGAGGCGCTACAGTTCCTAAAGGCTTGCGTCGAATCGAAATTGAATATGGTGATCTCTGGCGGTACCGGCTCTGGGAAAACCACCCTGCTAAATATCCTGTCCCAATTCATCCCCGGTGATGAGCGCATTGTGACCGTTGAAAACGCGGCCGAGCTACAGCTGCGCCAGGAGCACGTGGTGACGCTCGAGTCTCGCCCACCGAATATTGAAGGCCGGGGAGAGGTGACTATACGGCAGCTGGTGATCAACTGCTTGCGTATGCGTCCTGACCGGATCATCGTAGGTGAAATCCGTGATGAGGCAGCCCTAGACATGTTGCAAGCGATGAACACCGGCCATGATGGCTCGATGACCACCGCGCACTCGAACAGCCCGCGCGACACCCTGGCCCGTATGGAGACCATGGTCATGATGGCGGGGATGGAGCTGCCGGTACGGGCGATCCGTGAACAGGTCTCTTCAGCCATTAACCTGATCATCCACGAAGAAAGGCTCAGGGATGGCACCCGTAAGGTGGTGAACATTACCGAGGTTTCCGGCATGGAAGGTGATGTGATTACCATGACGGATATCTTTGTGTTCGAACAATCCGGTTTTGAAGGTGGGAAAATTATCGGTAGGCTACGCCCGACTGGATTACGCCCGAAATTCATGGACAAGATCGAAGCGTCGGGGATTCACCTGCCTCCATCGATTTTTGGTATTGGGGAACGCAGGCGTTATTAAACCCTCCCACTGGTGAAGCTGAGGTAAATTATGGGACCAACAACAATTCTGATCCTGGGCGGTGTGGTAGCCATCATCCTGCTGGTGATCGGATTAATTGTTACGGCCACAGAACAAAAGTCGTTGGTTGACGACCGGCTTGAATACCTTGAGTCAGACGAAACAGGTCCAATAGTCCCCAGGAAGGCTGTCATCGGCGAATGGGTCGGGAAGCAAGCCACACGCTATACCTGGGGGCAAAGCCTTGGTCGGTCACTAGCGCGAGCCGATATCAAGATGAAGGTCGGGGAGTTTATCCTTATGACGGTCATCTTGACCCTGGTTGGTGCCTTGATCGGTTGGTTCCTGGGTGGTGGTTCGGGGATCGGTAAGGGAGTCGATTCTTCCCAGGTTCTCATGGGATTGCCTGGTATCATCATTGGTGGGGCGATCGGTTTCTTTGCCCCGACGATTTACTTGAAACGGCAACAAGGGAAGAGACTGCTTAAATTTGATAACCAGCTGGCGGATATGCTCAGCTTAATGGTGAACGGTTTGCGGGCCGGATATTCGATCATGCAGGCCCTGGAAGCCGTCAGTCGCGAGCTACCCCCTCCTATCTCGGATGAGTTCCGCCGGGTGGTGCAGGAGATGCAGCTAGGTATTCCAATGGATGTCTCGCTGGATAACTTGATGCGCAGGATCCCCAGTAAAGACCTCGACCTGGTGGTGACTGCCATGAACGTACAGCGCGAAGTGGGTGGCAACCTGGCTGAGATCATGGAGAAAATATCGCATACAATTCGCGAGCGCGTGCGGGTGAAGGGTGAGATCCGCGTGTTGACCTCCCAGGTAATGATGTCAGGTAGGCTACTGGCCATCATGCCAGTCGCCGTTATTGTGCTTATGTATTTCATCAACCGTCAGTACATGATGCGCTTCTTTAACCCAGCCACGCGCATGTTTGGTATCCCCGCCCTGATCATTGGGGCGATCATGATCGTCATCGGCTATTTCACCATGCAGAAGATCGCAAGTATCGAGATTTAGAGCAACTGTCACCGGAGATTGAAAAATGGCAACATTACCCTTACTCATTATTGGTATCGTGATCGTGATCGGGGCGATCATCCTGGTGATCGTGGGGATAAAATCTCCACAGGGGTCAGATCCCCTGGAAGATCGGCTAGCGGAATTTGCTTCTCGAGGTGAGACCGCCTCGCTGGAAGAGATCGAGATGTCTCAACCATTCTCCCAGCGTATTGTCATGCCCATCGCCAAAAGGCTGGGGGAGTTCGTGATGCGCTTCACTCCACAGAACGCCATAAATTCCATGTCGAAAAAGGTGGAGCTGGCAGGGAACCCGGGGAACCTGGACCCAACCATTTTTTTTGCCCTACGCTTCGTGGGCATCCCCTTTGGGCTCATATTCATCTTCCTTGCCAGAGTTGCTCCTCCGGGAAGCTTCCTTTACGGGAAGGGCTTGTTATTAGGGCTGCCAGCTGCAGTCCTTGGATTCTATTTACCTGACCTGCTGCTGCAAAGTAAGATCGATCGCCGGCAGAAGGAGATCCGCAAGGCTATGCCAGACGGCTTAGACCTGCTGACCATCTGCGTGGAGGCAGGCCTGGGATTTGATGCCGCCATGGCCAAACTGTACGATAAGTGGGATAACGAACTGGGACGGGCCTTTGGGCG
This Anaerolineales bacterium DNA region includes the following protein-coding sequences:
- a CDS encoding type II secretion system protein; the protein is MATLPLLIIGIVIVIGAIILVIVGIKSPQGSDPLEDRLAEFASRGETASLEEIEMSQPFSQRIVMPIAKRLGEFVMRFTPQNAINSMSKKVELAGNPGNLDPTIFFALRFVGIPFGLIFIFLARVAPPGSFLYGKGLLLGLPAAVLGFYLPDLLLQSKIDRRQKEIRKAMPDGLDLLTICVEAGLGFDAAMAKLYDKWDNELGRAFGRVVREIQLGKLRREALRDMADRLGVSEMSSFVAAVIQSEQLGVSMAQVLRIQADQMRVRRRQLAEEEAHKAPIKMLLPMAIFIFPALCIVLMTPAFLILIETGAGPLG
- a CDS encoding secretion system protein, translated to MGPTTILILGGVVAIILLVIGLIVTATEQKSLVDDRLEYLESDETGPIVPRKAVIGEWVGKQATRYTWGQSLGRSLARADIKMKVGEFILMTVILTLVGALIGWFLGGGSGIGKGVDSSQVLMGLPGIIIGGAIGFFAPTIYLKRQQGKRLLKFDNQLADMLSLMVNGLRAGYSIMQALEAVSRELPPPISDEFRRVVQEMQLGIPMDVSLDNLMRRIPSKDLDLVVTAMNVQREVGGNLAEIMEKISHTIRERVRVKGEIRVLTSQVMMSGRLLAIMPVAVIVLMYFINRQYMMRFFNPATRMFGIPALIIGAIMIVIGYFTMQKIASIEI
- a CDS encoding type II secretion system protein E translates to MSLLKRIEQGKTVQAPTTGQPAAPAAQPSLVTLPPRRVVPPGVGAQKDTYTDLKTRVQNRLLAEIDPSMDISHTSEVRSTIQDLFEQVLAEENIVLSRPERQRLFEQISAEILGYGPIQTLLEDDTITEVMVNGAKNIYIERAGKIIRVPVAFESDEHVLRIIDRIVAPLGRRIDESSPYVDARLPDGSRVNAVIPPISLVGPVLTVRKFAKNPITLEQLIEYGTITPEALQFLKACVESKLNMVISGGTGSGKTTLLNILSQFIPGDERIVTVENAAELQLRQEHVVTLESRPPNIEGRGEVTIRQLVINCLRMRPDRIIVGEIRDEAALDMLQAMNTGHDGSMTTAHSNSPRDTLARMETMVMMAGMELPVRAIREQVSSAINLIIHEERLRDGTRKVVNITEVSGMEGDVITMTDIFVFEQSGFEGGKIIGRLRPTGLRPKFMDKIEASGIHLPPSIFGIGERRRY